One Silene latifolia isolate original U9 population chromosome 4, ASM4854445v1, whole genome shotgun sequence DNA segment encodes these proteins:
- the LOC141653199 gene encoding uncharacterized protein LOC141653199: protein MAGARGRLFGGGGGGGAGFFSSSHLPQSFSLYGSSSSVLGSSSMVSFEDVCGGKRSERPFFCTYDQEENGDDDYDEYLHQPGKKRRLSIEQVHFLEKSFETDNKLEPDRKIQLAKELGLQPRQVAIWFQNRRARWKTKQMEKDFDKLQDNYNSLKSDYESLLEEKEKLKAEVVHLSNKLEQKEHENPASCNMSDQLKTLQQNPNIESASENEEQHPSIFSYSKHEDLSSAKSDVIDSDSSQYYVEAGHSSSYAEPGNSSYIFEADHSDISQDDEDYLNKSIMPSSHVFPKIEDVELPSNSGHLGLSGDDHTSLFWPYWDINLKMPSSLYM, encoded by the exons ATGGCTGGCGCCCGTGGAAGGCtctttggtggtggtggtggtggtggtgccgGGTTTTTTTCATCTTCTCACCTTCCTCAATCTTTTTCCCTTTATGGCTCTTCCTCTTCTGTTTTAG GCTCAAGTTCAATGGTTAGCTTTGAAGATGTTTGTGGAGGAAAGAGGTCAGAAAGGCCTTTCTTTTGTACATACGACCAGGAGGAAAATGGAGACGATGACTATGACGAATATTTACATCAACCTGGGAAGAAAAGGCGGTTGTCCATTGAGCAAGTTCATTTCCTGGAGAAGAGCTTTGAGACTGACAACAAGCTTGAACCAGATAGGAAAATTCAGCTTGCCAAGGAACTTGGCTTGCAGCCTCGTCAAGTTGCGATCTGGTTCCAAAATCGAAGGGCAAGGTGGAAAACTAAGCAAATGGAAAAGGATTTTGACAAATTGCAAGACAATTATAACAGTCTGAAATCCGACTATGAAAGTCTCCTTGAAGAGAAGGAGAAGCTCAAAGCTGAG GTTGTTCATTTGTCAAACAAGCTGGAACAAAAGGAGCATGAAAACCCTGCATCATGCAACATGTCTGATCAACTGAAAACTCTTCAACAAAACCCGAATATTGAATCTGCCTCAGAAAATGAGGAACAGCATCCATCCATCTTCAGCTATAGCAAGCATGAAGATCTGAGCTCCGCTAAGAGCGATGTAATCGACTCAGACAGTTCACAGTACTATGTGGAAGCTGGGCATTCCTCAAGTTATGCAGAACCTGGTAACTCTTCTTACATTTTCGAAGCAGACCATTCCGATATCTCTCAGGATGATGAAGACTACCTTAACAAGAGTATCATGCCTTCGTCCCACGTCTTTCCAAAAATCGAGGACGTAGAACTGCCATCCAACTCTGGTCACCTTGGCCTCTCAGGAGATGATCATACTTCTCTGTTCTGGCCTTACTGGGATATCAACCTCAAAATGCCAAGCTCTTTGTATATGTGA